The genomic region CGGCGCTGCCTCCCGCGGGCCCGGTCGAGGTGGAAGGCGAGCTCCGTTCCCCGCAGCGGCCGCCCACCGGCCCGCTCGCCGGCGTCGCCGCGCACGACCCGCCGACGGGGCCGCTGGTGCAGAGCTTCTACGTCGACGTCGAGCGCCTGGCGCCGCAGATGCCGTACCCGCTCGTGCCGGCCTACGTCGTGGCGCGCACGCAGGAGCCGCCGAGCGCCGGCGCGCTCCCCGAACCGTTACCCCCGCTGACGACGGACGAGGGCCCCCACCTCGGCTACGCCATCCAGTGGTTCGGCATGGCGCTGGTCGGGCTCGTCGGCTACTTCTTCCTGTTGCGCTCGACGCTGCGACAGGAGCGACGCGGCGCGGCCGCGCGGAGCGGCTAGCGGGGGCGACCGGCCTTCGGGCCGCCGCCCGGTCGCGCCGGCCCCGCCCGCCGGGGGTCGATCGGGGAGCCGGCGCCCACTTCAGCTCCTGGTGGGGGCCGCCTCCAGGGACGCCGCCAGGGTCGCGAGCAGGTCCTTGTACGCCTTGATGAACTTCTCGACGCCCTCCGCCTCGAGCTTGGCGGTCACGGCGTCGAGGTCGACGCCCACGCCGCTGAGGGCCTGGAGCAGCGCCTGCGCGTCGCTCGCCCCCTCGGAGATGCGTAGCCGGGGGTCACCGTGGTCGCGGTAGGCGGCGATCGTCGTGAGGGGCAGGGTGTTGATCGTGTCCTTGCCGATCAGCGGCTCGACGTACTTCGTGTCGGGATAGCTGGGGTCCTTCGTGCTCGTCGACGCCCACAGCAGGCGCTGCGGGCGGGCGCCGGCGCGCGCGAGGGGGGCGAAGCGGGCGGCGCTGGGTCCGAAGAGCTCCTCGTAGATCACGTAGGCGCGCCTGGCGCTCGCGATGGCGGCCGTGCCGCGTAGCTGGTGCGCGGCCGTCGCCTGCGGGACCGGCTGCTTGGCGACCGCGTCGAGCTGCGGGTCGATCATCACGTCGATGCGGCTCAGGAAGAAGCTCGCTACCGACGCCACGTTCACGCTCTTACCGGCACGCTGCCGCTCCTCGAGCCCGGCCAGGAACGCCTCCGCCACCTGCCGGTAGCGCGGCAGCCCGAAGAGGAGCGTCACGTTGACGTTCACCCCGGCCGCGATCAGGCGCCTGATGGCGCCCACGCCCGCGTCGGTTGCCGGCACCTTGATGAAGGCGTTGGGCCTGTCGAGGCGCGCGAACAGGTGCTTGCCCTCGGCGACGGTGCCGTCCTCGTCGTGCGCCAGTTCGGGCGAGACCTCGAGCGACACCCAGCCGTCCATCCCGCCCGACGCGTCGAACTGCGGGCGGAAGAGGTCGGCGGCCGCCGCGATGTCGCTCACCGTGAGGTCCTCGTACGTGGCCTCGGGAGTGGCGCCCGCGCGCGCGTGCGCGGCGATGGCGTCGGCGTAGTCGTCGGTGTCGGCGATGGCCTTGTGGAAGATGGACGGGTTGGAGGTCACGCCGGCAAGGCCGTCCTCGTCGATGAGTCGCTTGAGCTCGCCGTCCTTTATCCAGGAACGGCGGATCTCGTCCAGGTAGATGCTCTGACCTAGCTCCTTGAGGCGCAGTAGGGGGTTCATGTTCCTCCTCCTCGGGCGGCAAGCGGCGGCGCCCGTGGGCGCCCCGCCGCTCCGCTCGTCTACCGTGATGATACGGCCGTCAGGTCCGCTCCAGGCCGGTAGCGAACACGACCCCGTCCAGCAGCTCCAGCCGGACGCGGGGCAGGGGGAGGACGGCCGGTCCGCTCACCGCCTTTCCGCCGCGCATCGGATCGAAGACGCTCAGGTGGCACGGGCAGGTGAGCGCCGGCGCGTCGGTGAGGTAGTTGAAGCCGAAGTTGATGGCGTCGATGTCGCGGTTGAGGACGACCGTGCAGTGCTGATGCGTGCACACGCGACTGAACCCCGCCAGGTAGGCGCTCGGATCCGCCACGGCGGTGCTCAGTGCCAGATCGCCAGGGATCGGACCGGGCAGCCGCACGACCAGGGCGGGGATGGTGCCGCCCGCCGGAGTGGGCA from Trueperaceae bacterium harbors:
- the tal gene encoding transaldolase — protein: MNPLLRLKELGQSIYLDEIRRSWIKDGELKRLIDEDGLAGVTSNPSIFHKAIADTDDYADAIAAHARAGATPEATYEDLTVSDIAAAADLFRPQFDASGGMDGWVSLEVSPELAHDEDGTVAEGKHLFARLDRPNAFIKVPATDAGVGAIRRLIAAGVNVNVTLLFGLPRYRQVAEAFLAGLEERQRAGKSVNVASVASFFLSRIDVMIDPQLDAVAKQPVPQATAAHQLRGTAAIASARRAYVIYEELFGPSAARFAPLARAGARPQRLLWASTSTKDPSYPDTKYVEPLIGKDTINTLPLTTIAAYRDHGDPRLRISEGASDAQALLQALSGVGVDLDAVTAKLEAEGVEKFIKAYKDLLATLAASLEAAPTRS
- a CDS encoding Rieske 2Fe-2S domain-containing protein, which encodes MIKWLWRVPVIAVAAGGGYGLYEAIKVHFLKRSAAAEPTFDEVTPTRVAAPGEFAEVWDGVPFTLPTPAGGTIPALVVRLPGPIPGDLALSTAVADPSAYLAGFSRVCTHQHCTVVLNRDIDAINFGFNYLTDAPALTCPCHLSVFDPMRGGKAVSGPAVLPLPRVRLELLDGVVFATGLERT